The Thermococcus sp. M39 sequence GGTTTAACTATCCGAACTTGCAGTCTTCTTATCCAAAAACTTCTTCAGCATCTTCGCTTTTTCAACCCTCCCCAGCTTGAGATAGGCCTGATACTCATATTCTAAATCCAAAACAGGGATTTTCATACCTTCGATTTGTACAAAGCGTTTGTACCTATTTATATCTACAGGAGGTTCCCATTCATCATTAACTTTCTTTTGAATATCCCCCATTATCTCGACTTTGATTCCATCAATCATCAGTGCTCCAAAGTGCGAGCGGATTCTCTCACTCTCTCTGAACTTTACGGGTCTCACTACAAACTCAGAAAAGAGGTGCTCGATTTCATAAGCTCCTTCTTTGTCCGTCTGGATATCAATATCATGGGGCTCAACGGGAACTCCTTGAAGTGCAAAGCCAAGACTTCCTGTAATAACCCAATTCACATCGCTATCCTTTAACCTCTCATACAGTTTGCGCAGGACTTTGAGGTGGGTTTGAGGAATCATCTTGGCACCTCAAAGCTTTATATCCTCGAAATTCATAAAAAATGTTTGGGGATATGAATGGAACCTCTTATCAGGGAAGCTAAACCCGAAGATAAGCCTTTTATTGAGGAGATAGCCCGCTTAACATGGGAAGGTGAGGATTACCTCGCTCGAGTTTTTGAAAGCTGGCTAAAAGACGGAAACTTTTATGTCCTTGAGCTGGAAGGAAAAGTTATCGGAACGGCAAAGCTTACAATCTTACCTGACAAAGTCGGTTGGCTTGAAGGGCTTAGGATTCATCTTAACTATCAAAAGCGTGGCTTTGGAAGAGCTTTGCACAACTTTATGCTACAAAAAGGGAAGGAGCTTGCGGAGATGGGTGTAATAGATGCACTGGAGTTCTCAACTTATTTCCTCAACAAAGAGAGCATTGCTATGGCAAAAAAGGATGGGTTTAAACTTGTGAAACGCTTTTATTATATTCAAAAGCCTCTTGGCGAAAAAATCAAGCCAAAGAGGACGAAAATTGGGTCTTTAGATGAGCTCGACTATAAAGATTACATCCCCTATGGCTGGAAGTTTC is a genomic window containing:
- a CDS encoding nucleotidyltransferase domain-containing protein gives rise to the protein MIPQTHLKVLRKLYERLKDSDVNWVITGSLGFALQGVPVEPHDIDIQTDKEGAYEIEHLFSEFVVRPVKFRESERIRSHFGALMIDGIKVEIMGDIQKKVNDEWEPPVDINRYKRFVQIEGMKIPVLDLEYEYQAYLKLGRVEKAKMLKKFLDKKTASSDS
- a CDS encoding GNAT family N-acetyltransferase, with translation MEPLIREAKPEDKPFIEEIARLTWEGEDYLARVFESWLKDGNFYVLELEGKVIGTAKLTILPDKVGWLEGLRIHLNYQKRGFGRALHNFMLQKGKELAEMGVIDALEFSTYFLNKESIAMAKKDGFKLVKRFYYIQKPLGEKIKPKRTKIGSLDELDYKDYIPYGWKFLHKCKESLEWLNKKAEIREYSGLKFFYAPMHENEPTFTPFRLSAESIEALLPAMSFEAGKIGYDSIDIMLPEERRDLIEPLKKLGFKNWTDFKEPDVLVFRMKL